A single region of the Brachypodium distachyon strain Bd21 chromosome 3, Brachypodium_distachyon_v3.0, whole genome shotgun sequence genome encodes:
- the LOC100834423 gene encoding sorbitol dehydrogenase: MGKGGQGNEVEGENMAAWLVAKDTLKIMPFKLPPLGPYDVRVRMKAVGICGSDVHYLKEMRIAHFVVKEPMVIGHECAGVIEEVGAGVTQLAAGDRVALEPGISCWRCRHCKGGRYNLCADMKFFATPPYHGSLADQIVHPADLCFKLPDNVSLEEGAMCEPLSVGVHACRRAEVGPEKGVLIMGAGPIGLVTMLSARAFGAPRIVVADVDEHRLSVARSLGADATVVVSAAEGDLAAEVERIQAAMGDGGGGEIDVTLDCAGFSKSMSTALEATRPGGRVCLVGMGCNQMTVPLTSAAIREVDVVGIFRYKDTWPLCIEFLRSGKVDVKPLITHRFGFSQKEVEDAFEVSARGRDAIKVMFNL; this comes from the exons atgggGAAGGGAGGGCAAGGGAACGAGGTTGAGGGGGAGAACATGGCGGCGTGGCTGGTGGCCAAGGACACGCTCAAGATCATGCCCTTCAAGCTCCCGCCGCTAG GCCCCTATGATGTCCGGGTCCGGATGAAGGCGGTGGGGATCTGCGGCAGCGACGTGCATTACCTCAAG GAAATGCGCATCGCGCACTTCGTGGTGAAGGAGCCGATGGTGATCGGGCACGAGTGCGCAGGGGTCATTGAGgaggtcggcgccggcgtgacgcagctcgccgccggcgaccgcgtGGCGCTGGAGCCGGGCATCAGCTGCTGGCGCTGCAGGCACTGCAAGGGCGGGCGGTACAACCTGTGCGCCGACATGAAGTTCTTCGCCACGCCGCCCTACCACGGCTCCCTCGCCGACCAGATCGTGCACCCGGCCGACCTCTGCTTCAAGCTCCCGGACAACGTCTCCCTCGAGGAAGGCGCCATGTGCGAGCCGCTGAGCGTCGGCGTCCACGCGTGCCGGCGGGCGGAGGTCGGGCCGGAGAAAGGGGTTCTCATCATGGGCGCCGGCCCAATCGGGCTGGTCACCATGCTCTCCGCCAGGGCGTTCGGCGCGCCGCGGATCGTGGTCGCCGACGTCGACGAGCACCGCCTCTCCGTGGCCAGATCCCTCGGCGCCGACGCCACGGTcgtcgtctccgccgccgaagGGGATCTAGCAGCCGAGGTGGAGCGGATCCAGGCGGCCAtgggcgatggcggcggcggggagatcGACGTGACCCTGGACTGCGCCGGGTTCAGCAAGAGCATGTCGACGGCGCTGGAGGCGACGCGGCCCGGCGGGAGGGTGTGCCTGGTGGGGATGGGGTGTAACCAGATGACGGTGCCGCTCACGTCGGCGGCGATCCGGGAGGTGGATGTGGTGGGGATTTTTAGGTACAAGGATACATGGCCGCTGTGCATCGAGTTCTTGAGGAGCGGGAAGGTGGATGTGAAGCCGTTGATCACGCACCGGTTTGGGTTCTCGCagaaggaggtggaggacgcCTTCGAGGTCAGCGCCCGCGGCCGCGACGCCATTAAGGTCATGTTTAATCTCTAG
- the LOC100834730 gene encoding traB domain-containing protein isoform X1, which produces MAAGPTAASIRPPLPPPPPCFDYRSASLADTRAAAAAADLPARLVESGALVRVPRRRFGPVPAWRPPDFAEPEEVWILGTSHLAADSAADVARVLQALRPDNVVVELCRSRAGIMYAPDSDDGSGPGEPLLKSNMFSLGGAKFFGAVNRSINLGGQSALALRLLLAVFSSKISSGANRPFGEEFRAARKVSEDIGAQLVLGDRPIEITLERALKSLSWDEKTRLVVSLFRGITSTTRTVDTPQEDEKAATVSPYELYNKLSFSYPSLLQPLIHERDMFLAWSLKRSKAVNGSKRVVGVIGKGHMNGVVHALISDQGDLRFRDLVGRESSETWASSIVKGLIRDTVIGVALWALYELLQTVL; this is translated from the exons ATGGCGGCGGGCCCCACGGCGGCGTCCATCCGCCcacccctgccgccgccgcccccctgCTTCGACTACCGGTCCGCATCCCTCGCCgacacccgcgccgccgccgccgcggccgaccTCCCGGCGCGGCTGGTCGAATCCGGCGCGCTGGTGCGGGTTCCCAGGAGGCGGTTCGGCCCGGTCCCGGCGTGGCGGCCGCCCGACTTCGCGGAGCCCGAGGAGGTGTGGATTCTCGGGACCTCCCACCTCGCCGCGgactccgccgccgacgtcgccCGCGTGCTCCAAGCCCTCCGACCCGACAACGTCGTCGTCGAGCTCTGCCGGAGCAG GGCTGGGATCATGTACGCGCCGGACTCCGACGACGGCTCCGGCCCCGGCGAGCCGCTGCTCAAGTCCAACATGTTCTCGCTCGGCGGCGCCAAGTTCTTCGGAGCCGTCAACCGGAGCATCAACCTCG GTGGGCAGAGTGCTCTGGCTCTGcgtctcctcctggccgtctTCTCGTCCAAGATCTCTTCCGGCGCCAACCGGCCGTTCGGTGAGGAG TTCCGAGCGGCAAGGAAGGTGTCTGAAGACATTGGTGCCCAGCTCGTTCTTGGGGATCGCCCAATTGAGATAACT CTTGAACGAGCCCTTAAATCCCTCAGCTGGGACGAGAAAACAAGGCTCGTGGTCTCACTGTTCCGCGGGATCACTTCCACGACAAGAACCGTGGACACGCCC CAGGAGGACGAGAAGGCCGCAACGGTTAGCCCGTACGAGCTGTACAACAAGCTCAGCTTCTCATACCCTTCTCTGCTGCAGCCTCTCATACACGAGCGTGACATG TTCCTTGCATGGTCGCTGAAGAGGAGCAAGGCGGTGAACGGGAGCAAAAGGGTGGTCGGGGTGATCGGGAAGGGGCACATGAACGGCGTGGTGCACGCCCTCATCTCCGACCAGGGCGACCTGCGGTTCCGGGACCTCGTCGGCAGGGAGTCGTCGGAGACCTGGGCGAGCTCCATTGTCAAGGGCCTCATCAGGGACACGGTCATTGGGGTCGCGCTTTGGGCTCTGTATGAACTGCTGCAGACTGTGTTATAG
- the LOC100834730 gene encoding traB domain-containing protein isoform X2: protein MAAGPTAASIRPPLPPPPPCFDYRSASLADTRAAAAAADLPARLVESGALVRVPRRRFGPVPAWRPPDFAEPEEVWILGTSHLAADSAADVARVLQALRPDNVVVELCRSRAGIMYAPDSDDGSGPGEPLLKSNMFSLGGAKFFGAVNRSINLGGQSALALRLLLAVFSSKISSGANRPFGEEFRAARKVSEDIGAQLVLGDRPIEITLERALKSLSWDEKTRLVVSLFRGITSTTRTVDTPEDEKAATVSPYELYNKLSFSYPSLLQPLIHERDMFLAWSLKRSKAVNGSKRVVGVIGKGHMNGVVHALISDQGDLRFRDLVGRESSETWASSIVKGLIRDTVIGVALWALYELLQTVL, encoded by the exons ATGGCGGCGGGCCCCACGGCGGCGTCCATCCGCCcacccctgccgccgccgcccccctgCTTCGACTACCGGTCCGCATCCCTCGCCgacacccgcgccgccgccgccgcggccgaccTCCCGGCGCGGCTGGTCGAATCCGGCGCGCTGGTGCGGGTTCCCAGGAGGCGGTTCGGCCCGGTCCCGGCGTGGCGGCCGCCCGACTTCGCGGAGCCCGAGGAGGTGTGGATTCTCGGGACCTCCCACCTCGCCGCGgactccgccgccgacgtcgccCGCGTGCTCCAAGCCCTCCGACCCGACAACGTCGTCGTCGAGCTCTGCCGGAGCAG GGCTGGGATCATGTACGCGCCGGACTCCGACGACGGCTCCGGCCCCGGCGAGCCGCTGCTCAAGTCCAACATGTTCTCGCTCGGCGGCGCCAAGTTCTTCGGAGCCGTCAACCGGAGCATCAACCTCG GTGGGCAGAGTGCTCTGGCTCTGcgtctcctcctggccgtctTCTCGTCCAAGATCTCTTCCGGCGCCAACCGGCCGTTCGGTGAGGAG TTCCGAGCGGCAAGGAAGGTGTCTGAAGACATTGGTGCCCAGCTCGTTCTTGGGGATCGCCCAATTGAGATAACT CTTGAACGAGCCCTTAAATCCCTCAGCTGGGACGAGAAAACAAGGCTCGTGGTCTCACTGTTCCGCGGGATCACTTCCACGACAAGAACCGTGGACACGCCC GAGGACGAGAAGGCCGCAACGGTTAGCCCGTACGAGCTGTACAACAAGCTCAGCTTCTCATACCCTTCTCTGCTGCAGCCTCTCATACACGAGCGTGACATG TTCCTTGCATGGTCGCTGAAGAGGAGCAAGGCGGTGAACGGGAGCAAAAGGGTGGTCGGGGTGATCGGGAAGGGGCACATGAACGGCGTGGTGCACGCCCTCATCTCCGACCAGGGCGACCTGCGGTTCCGGGACCTCGTCGGCAGGGAGTCGTCGGAGACCTGGGCGAGCTCCATTGTCAAGGGCCTCATCAGGGACACGGTCATTGGGGTCGCGCTTTGGGCTCTGTATGAACTGCTGCAGACTGTGTTATAG
- the LOC100835036 gene encoding BAG family molecular chaperone regulator 2: MLRGKDHQRSPTTAASFSPTKPSPPVVQEEVWEVRPSGMLVQKRTPDSDPPPGGAPVPTIRVKVKFAGVTHEVYVNSQASFGELKKLMAEKTGRHPDDLKVVYKDKERDAKEFLDMVGVKDRSRVALLEDPEAQARRLIEERKNNKERKAALAVNRVSLQVDELAAKVAAMAGKVVGEAEAVALTEALMNELVKLDAVAGDGDVRAQRRVQEKRVQKLVETLDGIRAKAKSSVGGAKARQPHLPPRPTPPPARASQQHQQRRQFQPAAPTTATAPKPQTATASWDSFDLLSSAPPPPSSAPVTAMAPAVSASPSPRFEWELF, translated from the exons ATGCTGCGCGGGAAGGATCACCAGCGATCCCCGACAACGGCGGCATCCTTCTCCCCGACCAAgccatcgccgccggtggTGCAGGAGGAGGTGTGGGAGGTGCGCCCAAGCGGGATGCTGGTGCAGAAGCGCACGCCCGACTCCGACCCGCCCCCGGGCGGCGCGCCGGTGCCGACGATCCGCGTGAAGGTCAAGTTCGCCGGGGTCACACACGAGGTGTACGTCAACTCGCAGGCCTCCTTCGGGGAGCTCAAGAAGCTCATGGCGGAGAAGACGGGGCGACACCCGGACGACCTCAAGGTGGTCTACAAGGACAAGGAGCGGGACGCCAAGGAGTTCCTTGATATGGTCGGCGTCAAGGACCGGTCTCGGGTGGCGTTGCTCGAGGACCCTGAGGCCCAGGCCCGGCGGCTCATcgaggagaggaagaacaaCAAGGAGCGCAAGGCTGCTTTGGCTGTCAATCGTGTTTCGTTGCAGGTGGATGAGCTTGCCGCCAAG gtggcggcgatggcggggAAGGTGgtgggggaggcggaggcggtggcgctgACGGAGGCGCTGATGAACGAGCTGGTGAAGCtcgacgccgtcgccggggacgGGGACGTCAGGGCGCAGCGGCGGGTGCAGGAGAAGCGGGTGCAGAAGCTCGTCGAGACACTTGACGGCATCCGCGCCAAGGCCAAGAGCTCCGTGGGAGGCGCCAAGGCCAGGCAGCCGcacctgccgccgcggccgacaccgccgccggccagggccagccagcagcaccagcaaaggcGGCAGTTccagccggcggcgccgaccacGGCCACCGCGCCCAAGCCGCAGACGGCCACGGCCAGCTGGGACTCCTTCGACCTGCtgtcctccgcgccgccgccgccgtcctcggcgccggtgaccgccaTGGCGCCCGCAGtctccgcctcgccgtcgccgaggtTCGAGTGGGAGCTCTTCTAG
- the LOC106866532 gene encoding non-specific lipid-transfer protein C4, which yields MAPPRMSKGIQVMVAVAEAQQRECVPQLNRLLACRAYLAAPGAAAAAPSAECCGALAGISRECACSTMAIINSIPSRCGVSQVNCTASSTST from the exons atggcgccgccgcggatgAGCAAGGGCATTCAGGTCATGGTCGCCGTggcggaggcgcagcagcggGAGTGCGTGCCGCAGCTGAACCGCCTGCTGGCTTGCCGGGCTTACCTCGCCGCGCccggggccgcggcggcggcgcccagcgCCGAGTGCTGCGGCGCGCTGGCCGGCATCTCCCGCGAGTGCGCCTGCAGCACCATGGCCATCATCAACAGCATCCCCTCACGCTGCGGCGTCTCGCAAGTCAACTGCACTGCctcttccacctccacct AG